Proteins co-encoded in one Hyla sarda isolate aHylSar1 chromosome 4, aHylSar1.hap1, whole genome shotgun sequence genomic window:
- the PURB gene encoding transcriptional activator protein Pur-beta: protein MADGDSGSERGGSSSGGGGGGPGGFQQHLSREQETQELASKRLDIQNKRFYLDVKQNAKGRFIKIAEVGAGGSKSRLTLSMAVAAEFRDYLGDFIEHYAQLGPSSPEQIAQSSGDDGSGAGGPRRALKSEFLVRENRKYYLDLKENQRGRFLRIRQTINRGPGFSGGTGGGAGLQSGQTIALPAQGLIEFRDALAKLIDDYGGEDDELGVGLGPGGGGGGGGGAAGGGGGLYGELPEGTSITVDSKRFFFDVGCNKYGVFLRVSEVKPSYRNSITVPLKAWGKFGGAFCRYADEMKEIQERQRDKLYDRRGPGERGGGLGSGGGGEDSETEDVDDD from the coding sequence atggcggACGGGGACAGCGGGAGCGAACGAGGGGGCAGCAGTAGTGGCGGTGGAGGAGGAGGCCCCGGCGGCTTCCAGCAGCACTTGTCTCGGGAGCAGGAGACACAGGAGCTGGCCTCGAAGCGCCTGGACATCCAGAACAAGCGCTTCTACCTGGACGTCAAGCAGAACGCCAAGGGCCGCTTCATTAAGATTGCCGAGGTGGGCGCCGGGGGCTCCAAGAGCCGCCTCACCCTGTCCATGGCCGTGGCCGCAGAGTTCCGCGACTACCTGGGCGACTTCATCGAGCACTACGCCCAGCTGGGCCCCAGCAGCCCTGAGCAGATTGCGCAGTCCTCCGGGGATGACGGCTCCGGGGCCGGGGGGCCGCGCAGGGCCCTGAAGAGCGAATTCCTGGTGCGGGAGAACCGCAAGTATTACCTGGACCTGAAGGAGAACCAGCGCGGCCGCTTCCTGCGCATCCGCCAGACCATCAACCGCGGCCCGGGCTTCAGCGGGGGAACCGGCGGAGGTGCCGGCCTGCAGAGCGGACAGACCATCGCGCTCCCCGCGCAGGGGCTCATCGAGTTCCGCGACGCCCTGGCCAAGCTGATCGATGACTACGGCGGGGAGGACGACGAGCTGGGCGTGGGGCTGGGCCCCGGTGGTGGTGGCGGAGGAGGAGGCGGGGCAGCCGGTGGCGGAGGAGGCCTGTACGGGGAGCTGCCCGAGGGCACGTCCATCACCGTGGACTCCAAGCGCTTCTTCTTCGACGTGGGCTGCAACAAGTACGGCGTTTTCCTGCGGGTGAGCGAGGTGAAGCCCAGCTACCGCAACTCCATCACCGTGCCCCTCAAGGCCTGGGGCAAGTTCGGAGGAGCCTTCTGCCGCTATGCCGACGAGATGAAGGAGATCCAGGAGCGGCAGCGGGACAAGCTCTACGACCGCCGGGGGCCCGGGGAGAGAGGAGGCGGCCTGGGCTCCGGGGGAGGCGGGGAAGACTCCGAGACAGAAGACGTGGACGACGACTGA